GCTGGAGCACCTGATCTGCTTCTGGCTGCAGTTAGCTAGAAGGAAGATATGTCtctggcagggcagggcagggcagatagGGGTGGGGGCCCCAGTTAGGCCAGGTATTAGGGCAGGGGTGTCTCACCTGTGAACCTGGTTGTGACAGACCTTTTGGGAGTCAAACTGTCTTTGAGTGTGGGAGAGGGCTGGAATGCCAGCTCTGCCGCAGGCTGAGTTGCAGCCCAGAAGGAAGGtcacatttctgttttctaagcATCTATTTATCTCATTATCTTGATGGAAGAATGCTTTGTTTGTcacttcttttgtgatttttttgttttagttttttaaaaagatttattttatttatatgagtacactgtagctgtttacagacacaccagaagagtggcATCAAATCtctttacagatggctgtgaaccaccaagtgattgctagaaattgaactcaggacctctggaagagcaatcagtactctaaacctctgagtcatctctctaaccctgTTTTGTCACTTCTTTACATATTTCAATGCTTCAACATAACTAATAATAACATAGTGTTTTCAGAAAGCAATACACAGATTGGGAAATTAAGTTAAACTTTTGATTGAAGAATATGCAAATTAGTCACATGCTTTGAAGATATTAATTTTACAGAGGACATTTATATGAGAAGTTATATGTAGTTGGTTCTATGTCTAGAAAGGAGACAAATTTCattcttacagaaaaaaaacaaaaacaaaaaacacacagacatgaggaagtcatttatttattaatttagttttaaaagcaGTACACAAAACTATATGAaacaatttcttttatatatgtatgtttcattTCAGCATATAAAcctattttaaattatacatctattatatagcttataaatatatagatgaatatatataataaatgttatgcttaatatctattttatatgtataattaaaactttaaataatgTCAATGTATTTCCTTTATAGTTAAAATACTCTTCACAAATAAACCTGCAAGGTAAAAGAAGTTAATGCTTGATTAAAAGAATCTAATATATAGGAGTAAAATACTAATTTTAGTCAAAATGTGTTCTGTATGGGTAATTCCATTGTTAAATACTAACCAAAGCCAGCTTgttaaacaaaagaatagataATGATGTCATTGagttttaatttattaatgtaaGTATTCATAACAAAAATAAGTATATAGAAGTAACAAGTATTTCTTATCAAGACTAAAAGAATTGTAGAAATAGAAAGTAATTTGGAATACCATGATATTGTCTCTGCAAATATCCAGCATGGGATACTAAAGTTAATTGAAGCTGAAGCATGACATGTATAATTTCAAAGTATCCTTCTCTAAGTATtagttataaatgaaaaaatgctttaaatgGAGACACTTGGCTAACACAATAAGGATCACCATCACCTTGACACCACTGAACTGTGTGCACTGCTTAGTGACAAATGTagtaaattttacattttgtatccTTAACAGTAGTGTCATGACATCTACATCATGTGCTTGCTGATACCCTGATGCCCTGGAGAGTGAGCGGCAGCATTTCTGTGGTTTTCTTCTCAACTGATGAATAACCTCAATCTAATCATGAAAAATAAGAACAATCTCAAATGCAGAGGTTTCTTCCTAACTGGAACCCTTCAAAATGTCAAAGCCATGAGACATTGGCAAAGGCTAAGGAACCACCACACATATTAGGGATAAAGAACACATAACAACTAAATGCATATTGGGATCCTGTGTTAGATTTTCCTCTGTGACTTAAAGCTTAATGCAGATTTATAAATGCAAAATTAAAGAGATAACAGAAGCAGTTTGCCTAAATCAGCTACATAGTTTTAATTTCTAAGGTATGTACTAAGACCTTTTTGCACATGACACACTTTAAAGTTTTTGAGTTACATCTACAAATGCATGTGAGTGTTTTTGAAATTAATGTGTTGGAAAGAGAAATTGTCTTAATTATTTacattctttatctttctttcttttttaagtttttgttttgttttggtttgggtttttttttttttagccctggctgtcctggaactcactctgtagaccaggctggccttgaactcagaaatcctcctgcctctgcctcccaaggtctgggatcaaaggcgtgcaccaccactgccccgcttTATCTTACTTCCTGACAGAACCTTAGACTTAATCTCAACTGATGTACAAATTCTGTTTAAATATAGATAGTTTGCAGCCTgggataataaaaaaaatgtccttaGTTTTTAATTTACCAGGTACAGCTGGCATTCTCATGAGAACTTGAAGCCAAACTAAAAAATAGAGTAAATAATCATTTAATCCAGCAGGTCATAAACCAGCAGTTAGTAACAATATTTTCACTGGCCTAAGACAAAAATAAGGAAGTTAACATCTTCAAACCCATTTACTGTAGCACTACTTACAATAACCAAGTTATAGCATTACCCTAAGAACCTACCAGAGGATGAATAGATAAAAAAATTTGGCATAAATCTACAATGAGACTTTATTAAGCCATCaagaagaacaaaattatattatttgtaggATAGTAGATAAAACTGGAGGTCAtcatattaaatagaaaaactaGTCTCACAAAGATGAGTTATCATGTGTTTTCTCATACATGGGGAAATTAGTGGGGAAAGGCATGAAAATAAAGAGGAATGTGGAAGGAAAAGTGGGAAGGAGGATGATTAAGGGTAACAGAGAGTGGTGACAATGATCcaatatattatatgcatgctGAGAAAAAAACAGTCTCATTACTTTGTACAATGAATGGGCATTAATCTTTAAAAAGGGAGAGGGTCTGAGGCGGACCTGTCACTCAGTCCCACAGACAATCCCAGACTTCTTATGGTTCAAACTAACAGTTCTTTTACTTTATGATGGAATATAAAGCAATATCAAAAGAAAATTGTTTACAAATTCCCCATTAAACCATATTTTAACTTGAAAAGTAGTTTCTTTCAAGACCTTGACTCGCCATTTTTTATCAAAATATCTTTTCCCTTGTGAAATAATCATGATACAAAGTGGtaggtttttctttcatttaatgcAGAACCAAGTTGACAAATCTAGGTCTCCTCTCCATTGTCTCTGTTCATGTGTGTAGGCAAATGTGAATATTGTGAAATATACTGAAGAATCTTCTTATTTGTGCAAAAAAGATATGTACCTCAAATAATAACTCAACTCATGGAACATATTTAGTATAATAAAGgaattcattatttatatttactttattctCAAAATAGGAGATAATATATTGAAGACCCTCATGAGTTATAACAGCTCAACTCAGAGCATTTTAAAAGCACCGTTAAGGTTTAGTATATTTCTTGGCCACTTTTAGCATCAAGATGGCATCACAAGGTATCAGTCAGAAAAGAATCTATCAGTAAATAGGATATGGTATACTAAGAAGTATTTTTGAGAACTACTCCTCTACGCTTACAATTCCAGAAATAAGTGTTGTGcctcagccaggtgtggtggcacacacctttaattccagtactaaGACTGAGACATGTGGATCTCTGAtttagaggccaacctgatccacagagcaagttccaggatagacaaggctatacagagaaattctgtctcaaagacaaacgTTGTGCCTCTTGTATAAAAGGAATTAGGAGGACTTCAGTGAGTCTAAATTGAgacacatttgttttaaaaaggggggaactGTTACAGCCTCATTAAAGCAAACTGACTTCAAAGGTATAGTTAGTAGTTTTATTGGCTTCCACAAACTAAAATTATGTttcagagtcagttttctttttaactttaaaataagaGCACCTAGAAAAGCTTGTGAGGGTTAAGAATTATCTTTAAGTAATCTAATTTGGTTCCCCACCCCAACTCATTTTATGCCTGATTTATTTGAAATAGAACTTCTCTTATACTTACAATGCTATAGTAATAGCTTGGGACACTCAGAGAGGAGGGGCTTACCACCAAATCAAGTACTACCTGAATGTGCATCTCTTTCGGAAATTTAACTGATATTAATGGGCATCTTTATTTGGTGCCTTATTTTATAGTTGTTCTACAAATtacaaaattgtttaaaagtgTAAAATTTCTACAGCATTTagcacaaaataatttaaattaagtatTCTATAACTAATTAACGATAGCAAAAATACTCTATTTGTATCCTATCACGCCCTTAATTCACTATATTCACTAACTACTGTTTGATAAGGCAAGGGTATCTATATATGAGAAACAGTTGAGATATGCATAAGATCCCAAATAAGGCTTAAGAAGCTATATCTAACAATTCTGGAAAATATTTCTTTGCTGAACTCTAGCTATATATAtgcttttacatttaaaaataaataaaatcattttcttatcTTAATCTCCATCTGCCACCATGAGTAAGAATCATCACTTTTACTGGGCATTTTCATGATTATAAATGATGGCATGCAAGTTGATTCAGAGATGATTCCTATTTGTAAggtacaaaatataaaatttctgaaTAATAAActaaacagggtctcactatttctGGCTTGCCTGGacctcaaagagatccacctctacctcctgagtgttggggttagAGGAATTCACCATTACGCTCAGGCAAACTTAATTTTTAATCAGAGAgctgagagtcagttctctttcctaTGCAGGAATAACTTTCTACTGGGAAATTATTTAGAGGTAAAATAAACAGCTTTCTCTCTCTATGAAACTAAGTACTTCTCAGGTCAGGACCAGTGAAATGCCATGGGAAACATGGGGAAAAGGTGGCTTGTTCGTTTCTTGCTTAGCAtacaagagagaggaaagcagaatTATACAtagtaacatttctttaaaagaattacaGATGCATATATAACCTAGGGATTCAGATACTCTGATTTACACTAAGCCAAGCCTCAGTCTGAGTGTCCTATTTTCATCAAACTACATACTCCTGTTTCCATCAGAATTGCAGTCtactgcttccatgaggatgacTCTTTGAAGATGGACTCTAACatcctgtttcttttctcatgAGAGATGGTAGCCAGAATTACATATACTCATCTCCTATCCGGGCATGACCTTCTGAACCCCGAGACCGATTTCTATTAGAACCTGGGGGCAAACTGGACTCATCCTCTGTTTTCACCTCGCCAGTAGCATGGGGGAATGGAAAATTGGGCATAAATCGCTTAAGAAAACGGAACTCACTATTCCCAGTTCCAGTGGCTGAGCACATATCATATGGACAAGGCTGGGATAAAGAACCATTGCCTCTTCCTTGCACCAAGTTGTTAGGGAAATTACAGTCATCATAGAAGTGCTCTTGAACTGTGAATTTGTCTCTATGTTTAATCTTCTGGTAGAGGTGTATAATAAAGATCACAGTGACagacaggagaaaaagaaaagaaagcacagccAGAGAAATGACCAAATATTTTGTGGTTGGATTTACCTTTCTAGAGTGCTTAGATGGATCCTGGAATTGCAAGTAAGGCTCTGAAAAGCCATCTACCAGCAGGATGTTAAGTGAGGCAGTAGTGGAGAGAGCTGGTTGGCCATGATCCTGAACAAGAATGACCAGTTTCTGCATCATAGGGTCTCTCTCAGATATCTGCCTCAGTGTACGTATTTCCCCATTTTGTCTTTGAACAGAAAATAACCCAAGATCTGTGGCTTTAAGAAGATGGTATGAAAGCCAAGAATTCTGCCCAGAGTCACCATCAACAGCCACTACTTTGGTCACCAGGTATCCTGCCTCTGCAGACCTTGGCACTAGGTCATTGCAGGGAAAAGTACCATTCTGCAGTGGGTACAAGATCATTGGACGATTGTCATTGTCATCCAGGACAACCACTCTGACAGTAACTTGGCTACTCAATGACAGAAAACCACCATCAGTTGCCTTTACTACAAACTGAAAGTCCTGAATGGCCTCATAATCCATGGTTCTTAGTGCATAGAGCTTTCCATTATCTGAATTTATGGAGATATAAGCAAAGACTGACAGATCGCCACTCTTTGGAGGCAGCAGGGAGTATGTTACTTGGGCATTTTCACCCAAATCTAGATCCTCGGCGTGGACTTTGCCAATAAAAACTGCAGGACTGTTGTTTTCACGAACAGTCAAAAGGTAGGAATCCTCCTGAAAGACTGGAGCATTGTCATTTATATCAGATATTACCACTTCAATCACAGTCTCTGTGGACAGATTGGGTGGTCCAGTATCCATGGCAACAAGGGTGATATTATAGTTGGAGACATCCTCCCTATCCAAGCTTCTGTCAGTAACCAGCGAGTAAGAATTCCGAAATGTGTGTTTGACTACAAAGGGCAAATCTTCTTTGAGGAAACAGGTAATTTTCCCACCAACTCGCACATCCCGGTCTCGGATAGTGAAGAGAGCCACTACAGTCTGGAGTGGAGAGTCCTCGGGAAGAGGGCTAGACACCGAAGAGATTGTCACTTCCGGAGGATTGTCATTTACATCCACCACTTCCACTAAGACTTTGCTGTGGGCAGAAAGACCCCCTCCATCTGTAGCTTGAATGTCAATGTCGTATGTTTCTATTGTTTCAAAATCTAGGGGCCCACGGAGTCGAACTTCTCCAGTTTGTGGGTCAACAAGAAATGTCCGCAGAACGGCTTCTGGATTTTCAGCTAAAGAGTAAGTTATCTGCTTGTTGGTGCCCTCATCAAGGTCAGTCgcagtcaccaccaccaccaaagagcCATTGTCGCTGTTCTCAGGCACCTGAGCACGGTACACCAAGCGAGAGAACTGGGGCACGTGGTCATTGACATCCAGGACAACCACTCGAATGTTGGCGGTGCCAGACTTGGGAGGGGACCCACCATCCACCGCTGTAATGGTCAAGTTGACTTCAGGTTGCGCCTCTCTATCAAGGGGATTATCCAGCACAAGTTCTGCGTATTTGGGACCGTGGCTTCGGAAGCGTGTGTGCAGGTGGAAATAGGTGTTTGCACTCAGGCTGTAGTTTTGGAGACCATTGAGTCCCACGTCCAGATCCTGAGCACTCTGCAGTGGAAAGCGTGAGCCCAAGGGGGTGCTCTCTGGAATCTTTAAAAGAGGCTCTTTGTTTAGAAAAACTGGTGCATTGTCATTGATATCAAATACTCTGACTTCCACCCGGAAGGACTGCAGCGGCTCGGCCAGAATGATTTCAAAGTGCAGCACGCATGGGTCCAATTTGCCACAAAGTGCCTCGCGATCTAGTTTCTCTTTGACGAATAAATCTCCAGTCTTGCGGTGGAGCCGGAAATGCAACCTGTTGCCCTCGGCAACGAGCCGAGCCCCACGCTCTGCCAGCTTCCCCACCTCTAGCCCTAGGTCCTTAGCCACATTAGCCACAAACGAACCGCTCTCCATCTCCTCTGCCACTGAATAGCGGATAGTGGCCGCAcctcccacagacacacaccagagaaggagaagggagccCACCTGTCTGTTCTGCAAAGGCTTCCTGCGTGCCGCTCCCATGCTTCCTCAAAAATGCACTCCCTTCTGCTGTCGCCAGCTCTAGGGGCACACTGGTTTTCACTTTTGCCAATAGGTTGCACAAACACCAGCCTCTCCTATTACAACCTCAGTGCTGCCAGAGGCTGGCTCCTCCAGCCAGGTAAGCTGTTTTTGCACTTGAAAGAAAATCTGCATTGAGTAACTTAATTCCCCAGGCTATTGAACGTATTAATAGGTATGTGCTCATTCCTTAGAGTTGAGCAGAGGTTGGAAGTTTGTTGCTACAGCAACCGTAGGCTCCCTGTTAATTCCC
This DNA window, taken from Arvicanthis niloticus isolate mArvNil1 chromosome 14, mArvNil1.pat.X, whole genome shotgun sequence, encodes the following:
- the Pcdhb1 gene encoding protocadherin beta-1, translating into MGAARRKPLQNRQVGSLLLLWCVSVGGAATIRYSVAEEMESGSFVANVAKDLGLEVGKLAERGARLVAEGNRLHFRLHRKTGDLFVKEKLDREALCGKLDPCVLHFEIILAEPLQSFRVEVRVFDINDNAPVFLNKEPLLKIPESTPLGSRFPLQSAQDLDVGLNGLQNYSLSANTYFHLHTRFRSHGPKYAELVLDNPLDREAQPEVNLTITAVDGGSPPKSGTANIRVVVLDVNDHVPQFSRLVYRAQVPENSDNGSLVVVVTATDLDEGTNKQITYSLAENPEAVLRTFLVDPQTGEVRLRGPLDFETIETYDIDIQATDGGGLSAHSKVLVEVVDVNDNPPEVTISSVSSPLPEDSPLQTVVALFTIRDRDVRVGGKITCFLKEDLPFVVKHTFRNSYSLVTDRSLDREDVSNYNITLVAMDTGPPNLSTETVIEVVISDINDNAPVFQEDSYLLTVRENNSPAVFIGKVHAEDLDLGENAQVTYSLLPPKSGDLSVFAYISINSDNGKLYALRTMDYEAIQDFQFVVKATDGGFLSLSSQVTVRVVVLDDNDNRPMILYPLQNGTFPCNDLVPRSAEAGYLVTKVVAVDGDSGQNSWLSYHLLKATDLGLFSVQRQNGEIRTLRQISERDPMMQKLVILVQDHGQPALSTTASLNILLVDGFSEPYLQFQDPSKHSRKVNPTTKYLVISLAVLSFLFLLSVTVIFIIHLYQKIKHRDKFTVQEHFYDDCNFPNNLVQGRGNGSLSQPCPYDMCSATGTGNSEFRFLKRFMPNFPFPHATGEVKTEDESSLPPGSNRNRSRGSEGHARIGDEYM